One stretch of Chryseobacterium fluminis DNA includes these proteins:
- a CDS encoding CsbD family protein, producing MNTSHNKAHEAFKITGDWKEQSKQLKEKFSQLKDSDLALEKGKENELLGRLENKLSKSREEVIKILNNTQLS from the coding sequence ATGAATACAAGTCACAATAAAGCTCATGAGGCTTTTAAAATTACAGGAGATTGGAAAGAACAATCAAAACAATTAAAAGAAAAATTTTCACAGCTTAAAGATTCAGATTTAGCGCTTGAAAAAGGAAAAGAAAATGAATTGCTGGGAAGATTAGAAAATAAACTAAGCAAAAGCCGTGAAGAGGTTATTAAGATTCTTAATAATACTCAACTTTCATAA